The DNA window GAGAAGCGCGCCTATACGCGGGCGGTCAACACGCAGAAGTGCATTCGCGCCGGCGGCAAGCACAACGACCTCGACGACGTCGGCCGATCCCGCCGGCATCACACGTTCTTCGAGATGCTCGGCAACTGGTCCTTCGGCGACTACTTCAAGAAAGAAGCGATCGCATGGAGCTGGGAGCTGCTGACCAAGGTCTGGAAGCTCGACCCCACCCGGCTGCACGTCACCGTTCACGCCGGCGACGCCAGCATCGGCGTCGAGCGCGACAACGAAGCCGCCGACATCTGGCGGAAGGTCGCCAACTGGGAGCAGTACGGGCACAAGTCCGACGACCACATTCACTACGGCAACACGAAGGACAACTTCTGGGAGATGGGAGATACCGGCCCGTGCGGCCCCTGCACCGAAATCTTCGTCGACCGCACGCCGGACAAGACCGGCGGCCCGACGGTCCTGAGTGGTGAAGACCCGCGGGTGATGGAGGTCTGGAACAACGTCTTCATCCAGTACAACCGCGCATGGAAGACGGGAGGGGAGGCCGCGGTCAAGAGCTTTGATTCGACGCGCAGCGAGCCTCTCCCCGGCGAAGATGCACAGACCTCACGCGATCGTATTCGCGTGCAGAGTTTCGGGACATCGAACCGAGCCGCCTGGGTCGCTCAGAATTCAACGCTCGACGTGCTGCCCGCGCAGCACGTCGACACCGGCATGGGCCTGGAGCGCATCATCCAGGTGCTGCAGGGGAAGGACGACAACTACGGCATCGACCTGTTTGACCCGTTCTGGGCGAAGCTGAAGGAACTGAGCGGCATCACCTACGGCGGGAAGTACCCGAAATCCAACAGCGCCGATCCCGTCGCCGAGGCCGCCGATGCACAGCTACGCCACGACATCGCGTTTCGCGTGATCGCCGATCACATCCGGTGCCTGACGTTCGCGCTGACGGATGGCGCGGTGCCTTCGAATGAAGGTCGAGGGTACGTCCTGCGCCGTATCTTGCGCCGAGCCGTCCGCTTCGGCCGGCAGCAGTTAGAGTTGAAAGAGCCGTTCCTGCACAAGCTGGTGCCGGTGGTGGTGGAGGCGATGGGTGGGGCGTTTCCGGAGTTGAAGAAGGGTACGGAACGCGTGGTGGAGTTGGTGAAGGATGAGGAGGTTAGCTTTGGGAGGACGCTGGAGAGGGGGATCGCTCTATCGCTCTCTGCTGCTGTAGAAGCATTCAAGAAACAGTTCGATGAAGAGCATACGAATGTGCAAAGCGAAGAGCGCCTCCACTGCGAGATCGGAGGATTTAGTCATGGCGGCGTTTTGGAATCCGACATCCAGCGTTGGCGCGACGACGGTACGCTCCCGCTACTTGACGCCACGAGTGTGCGGATCATGCGACTGAAGTTTGATATTGCGGAAACGATCGAAGTAATACGCGCTGCCGATTTGAATGGGGCTATCGTCAAGAAGTATTTGAAATCCGCTCCTGTCATTGACGGTCACCGCGTTTTCAAGCTTCATGACACATTTGGCTTTCCCGTAGACCTCTCTCGCATCATGGCCGAAGAACGCGGCATGTCCGTTGACCTCGCCGGCTACGAGAAGTTGATGGAAGAGGCCCGCGACAAGGCCCGGTCGGGCGGGAAGGAAGAGGACACGAGCCTCTTCGACCTTCCGCCTGACGTCATCGCAAGTCTTCAGAAGCAGTCGGTTGCGAAGACGGACGACTCGCCCAAGTATGCGGGGACTCGCACTCGCGCCACTGTGAAGGCGATCTGGAACGGGCGTGAACTTGTCGAGAGCGTCGCCGCTGTCCCCTCCTCCGGTACTCCGGGGGAGGGCGAGGGTGGGGGTTTTTCGGCGAGCGGCATCACTGCAAACTCGGCGGACAGCGTCGTTGGAAGCAACCCCCACCCTAACCCTCCCCCGGAGTACCGGAGGAGGGGACCGGAAGCCGTCGCGGTGATTCTGGATCGCACGCCCTTCTACGCCGAGATGGGCGGGCAGGTGGGCGACGAAGGGACGATGAACGCGCCGGGCACGTCGTTCGCCGTCACCACCGCTCGCGGCGTGGGTGGCTACGTGCTGCATGTGGGCGAACTCCGCCACGGCGCGATCAAGGTGGGCACAGAGCTTGAGGTTGCCGTCGACGCCGTCCTCCGTCCGCGGACCGAGCAAAACCACACCACCACCCACATCGCCAACTGGGCGTTGCGTGAAGTCCTCGGCGAAGGCGTGCAGCAGAAGGGCTCGCTCGTCGACCCCGAAAAACTCCGCTTCGACTTCTCCCACAACAAGGCGATCGCAGACGACGAACTGGGGCGCATCGAGCAGCTCGTCAACGAATCGATCGTGCGAAAGCTGCCGGTCTACGCCGAGGAAGCGCCGCAGGAGCAGGCGCTCAAGATCAACGGCCTGCGGGCAGTGTTCGGTGAGAAGTATCCGCCGATGGTCCGCGTCGTTTCGATCGGCGTCCCGGTTGCCGACCTGCTGAGAGACCCGGCCAACGAAAACTGGCGGCAGTTCTCCATCGAGTTCTGCGGCGGCACGCACCTCAAGTCGTCCGACCAGGCGACGGCGTTTGCCATCACCGCCGAGGAGTCGGTCAGCAAGGGCATCCGCCGAATTGTGGCCCACACCGGCGACGCCGCCCGGCAGGTGCAGGCGGCCGACGCCGCGCTGGAGTTGCTCGTCGCCAATGCGACTCGGGCACCGAACGAGTTGCTGTCGGCATCCCTGCAGGAGATTCAAAAGACGCTCGCCGGGTCACCCGTCAGCCTGCGCGGCAAGCGACGGACGCAGGCGGCGATCGCCGACCTGCAGGCGCGTATCAAGACCTACGAAAAGTCACAGAAGCAGAGCGCGGCGTCGTCGGTCGATGTTTCCGGCATCGCCGAGAAGCTGCTGGCCGCAGCGACGCCCATCGGTCCAGGTAAGCTCGTCGTCGCCGACGTCCCCGACGCCAGTGCCGAGCAGCTGCTGACCATCACCGACTCGCTCAAGAAGCGCGCCGGGAGCTTTGGCATCCTGCTCGGCGGCGTCGCCGACGGGAAGGTGTCGTTCGTCGCGATCGTGAGTGACGACGTGATCAAGCTGGGCCTCAAGGCCGGCGACTGGATCCGCGACACGGCGAAGGTCGCCGGCGGCGGCGGCGGCGGCCGACCCCAGCACGCCCAGGCCGGTGGTAAAGACCCGACCAAGCTCGGCGAAGCACTCGACGTCGCCCGGGCCTTCGCGGCGAAGTACGCGGGCTGAGTGGCTCGTCCGTGGAGATCGCTCGAAACGAAGAGAACACGAAGGCGCGAAGGTACGAAGGACGCACGAAGTAGGAAAGACCTTGCAGGGTAGTCCACGGAGTTCGTCAGCTCTTCGTTGATGCCTCCAGAAGCCTTGTTTTCTCGACATCAGACAAAGCCCGATGTCGTCCGAAGATCGCGACCCGCGCGGCTCCTCACGAAGAGTCTTCTTCGTGCTTTCTTCGAGCCTTCGCGCCTTCGTGTTCTCTTGTTCTTCCCAGACCCAAGACGAACCAAGCGGTCACCGCGGCGGCGTCGCCGGGTTGGTGGCGGGCTTGGCCGTCAGTGAGGGGGCCAGGCGGATGAGGATCATTCGGCGGGGGCCTTCGTCGTCGCGGACGACTGCTATCGATCCACCGACGTCGTGGGAACCCAGATGCTGCGGCACGCCGAGGTCGCCGATGGGTTGTCCGTTCGCGGCATCGACGATGGCGTTCCCGCCGACGAGCCACGCCCGGCCGCCGTTGATGGAGGCCAGTCGGCCGGCGACGGGCGGCGTGCCTTCCTCGGGCGGAGCGTTGCCGACGGCCGGCGGCACCATCACCTGCAATCGCCGGACTTCACCAGGCATGACCTTGGCATCGAACTGCTGCCAGAGGATCGCCGCCTGGCCGTTGCGCTCGTACAGAATCGCGAGCTTTTTCCCATCCTGCGAGAACGCGACACCCGTCGGTGCCGCGGCCCACTGCTTGTCCACGCCGACGATCGGCGTCTTCCGCACCGTGTACGCCAGCACATCCACGACGGCGAGTTCGGCCTGTGGCTGGCCGTCGGTGCCGAGCGTTTCGCCGACGATGGCAAAGAACCGGCCGTCGGGGCTGGCGGCGCGGTTGGTTGGCGTCCAGGGGCCGGTCGGAACGTAGTTGTCCCGGCTGATGCCCCGGTTCCTGATATCAAAGACCAGCATCGCGGACCGGTCGCCGTCTTCGCCATGAACCAGAACGCGCTCGTCGGCGACGAAGCCGACGACCTTTGGCCGAGAGATCGCCTTGATCGGACTGCCGGCGGGCGGGAAGGGAACGCGCTGCGGTGCGGTCAGCAGGTCGCTGGTGGAAATCAGGTCGACGCCCAGCGTCGGGAACGCGCCGATTCGGGCGACCAGCGTTCCAGAAGGGTGAAGTGCATAGTTGCCGGACAGCGGGTCGTCACGCTCATCGTGCGGCGCGATGCGGGACGACACGCGGACCATTGTCTGAAGGTTCCAGACTTCCAACGCGTCGGCGTTAAGGCCCTGCGCCGGCCGAATGAACAGGGCGAACGGCGACGGCGTGATCGGGAACACCACCCGCTCGAACGGCGGCAGGGTCTTGGGGACATCGACCTTCGCCACCAGCGGCGAAGCCGCAACGACGACGCGGTCGGCGAGCGGATCGCCGGTGGGTTGTGCGGGCGTGGCCGGCGGATTGCCGGGGTTCGCCGGAGTTTCGGGCGCGCCGGGGGGATCGGATTGTGTCGGGCGGGTGGACGAGGCTCCCTGGCCGAAAAGCCGGCTGGCTGCGAAGGGGTCGGGCAGAATCGAAGCCATCGTCGCCGGCGGAGGGCTTGGCCGGGTGGCCGGGGGAGTGGCCACGGGGGGCAGCACTGGAGCTGCCTGTGGGACAGGATCGCCGGGCGGGCGTTCCGGTGTTTGCGGCTGCGGGGGCTGAGGTTCCGGGGGCTGCTCGGTCGGCGTGGGCTCGGTGGTCGCCGGCGGCGGATCGACGCGGGCGATTGTCGGCGTTTTGCCGTCATCAACTGGCACCGCGCGGGGCTCCCATGCCAGCCCTGGACCGACCGGGCTGGAGACCAGGTCGGGGGATGGTTTGCCGGAACGAGCGATCGAGCGCGCCGCTTCGTTAATGCCAAGCGCTGCCGCGAAGCAGACTGCTACGCCAACAAGAAACGCCGCCCCGGCCGCGGTGAGACTGATCGGCGATTCTTCGGGGGTCGGCCGGTACAGAAGCCACGCGAGGCCGACCGCGACGATGAGCGTGACCAGTACCGCGGGGATCGCACCCGCCGGGCTGCCGACGAGCATCCAGAGGATCAGCAGCAGGGCATAGGGAAACAGGGTCGCAGCTGCGACCCGCTTTGCCGGCGACGGCGGACGGTTGAACCGCGCCCATCGGCACCCCAGCGACATGCCCAGCCAGCCCAGCGGAAAGAACACCAGACCGAATCCGGCGATCGCCAGGAACAGCCGAAGGGCAATCGCCCAGCCGGCACCAGACTCATTCCCTAGGGAGATTTGGAGGAGCAACCAGACGACACTGACGCCGATCAGCAGCGGGGGTAGCCAGCGGTCCAGCAGGTAGGCGTAGGGAAAGTTGTGGATGTAGTTGAGCCGTGCGGCGGGCTGATAGCTTTGGAACGCGTGCGTGAAGACGGCGTCGCTGTCGCCCTGGCCGGTCAGCACCGGGGCGTCGAGCGGATTGACGCTCTCGGTTCCGCCTCGGGCCGTCGCCGGGGGGATGCGAAAGGCATCGGCGGCGGGACCGGCAAGTTTGCCTGCGGGGCTGGCGGCATTCACGCCGGCGGGGAGATCCTGCCGTGCGGCCGGCCGGCTATCGGTTGCGACAGCCGCGGCCGGGCCGCTGGTCAGTGCGAAGACGCTCCCGCAATCACGGCAGCGCACCCGGCGACCGGCCATGGCGTCAGCCGCGCGGTAGGGCTTGCGACAATTGGGACAGTTCGTCTGGATCGCCATCTTCCCCCCATTATGGCCGTCCGTTAGATTGGTGAAAGGATGAAACGGCCACAATTAGTGACACGTTACTGAAACGTTCCCACGGACTTGCCGTCGGCCGTCCAGACCCGCAGCACGCCGTCCTGCCCGCCGGCCACGATCAGCTTTCCGTCGGCGGATGCCGCGACGGCGTGCATGAACTCGGTCGCACCGCTGAGGGTTTTGGACTTGCTTCCGTCGCTCTTGAACGTTTCTACCCTGGCGTCGCCGGTACAGGCGACGAAGTCGTCTCCGGCGCGGTGGATGCTGGTGGCTTCCTTGTCGAATGTGGGCGAGGTCTTTTTGCGATCGCCGGAGGCGACATCCCAGAACCGAATGGCATTGTCGGCGCCGGAACTGACGATGGTCTTGCCGTCCTTGCTGATCGCGACGCCCAGCACGTGATGTGTGTGTCCCTCGAAGCTGCGGGCGACCTTGCCGCCGGGCAGGTCGATCAGACGAACGAACTTGTCGGCCGAGCCGGTGACGATCTGCTTGCCGTCGGCGGAGAAGCAGATCGCCTGGATGGTGTCGGAGTGGAGTTCGTCGAGCGACTTCTCGATCTTTCCGTCAGCGATCGAGTAAAGGGAAAGCTGGCCGCCGCGCGTGGGTGCGCCGCCGGCGATGGCGAGGGTCTTGTCATCGGGGCTGAAGTCCAGTGCCAAAACACGGTCGGCGAGAGGGGATTGGCCGTCGCCGGTGCCGATGGTTTTGTCGAGCGCCCAGTCGGTCGCCTCAGAGTCCTTCGCCGGCTTCCAGAGTTTGACTTCGCGGTAGCTGCCGGACGCGAGCAGCTTGCCGTCGGCGGTGAAGGCAAGCGATTGCACGAGATCGCGATGGGCGGCGGGGCGGGTGGCGTCGGACTTCAGGGCGGGGTCGGCGATGCGGCCGATGAGCTTGCCGGCCTTGAGGTCGTACAAATCGATCCCCACGCCACGGCCGGCGGCGGCAAGGCGGCCGTCGGGCGTGACCGCGACGGCGAGGATCGGCTGAATGCTCGGCGCGACCTGCCGCCAGGCGATCGGACCGGCGCCTTTCACTTCACCTTTGGCGCCCTGGCTGATCCAGAGCGCCATCAGGCCGAGTTGTTCGCTGGTGAGGTTCGGGGCCTTCACCTTGTTCCCCGGCGGGGGCATCGCCTCGATGTCTTTGTCGCTGTGGGCCGCCGACTTGAGCAGCATGCTTTCGGCAGGCTTGCCCGGGACAACCGCCGGCCCGCTGTCGCCGCCCTTAAGGATGTCGGCCGGTGTTTCCATCACCAGGCCGGCCTTGGGCTTGGTCTTGTTGTGGCACGCCAGGCAGGAGTTGTTCAGGATCGGCAGGAGCTCTTTTTCGAAGTCGACGGTGGAAGTGCGATCAAGCTTGGCAACCGGAATGGGTTGGTCGGCGGCGGGGCAGGGCACCGTTCCGATAAGCGAGGCGAATCCGACGATCAGCAGTGCTCTATAACGTGCCATGGTGTGTTCCAACTGCTTGGCTGTCCGTGACACGGGTTTCCAACCCGTGCAAGGTGCGTCGGCGTCGAGTTGTGTCAATCCTCAAATGGGCGGTCAAGACCCAGACAGGTTGCCGAGGATTTGAAGCTGCCGCCCTTCGGGTGCAGCTCGCACGGGTTGGAAACCCGTGTCACGGACAGCTACTTCTTCTTGTCCTTCTTCTCCGCTTCCGGTGCGGGAAGAACCCTGACGGTGATCGGCGCGGAGATCAGCGTCGTCGACACGTCCTTGGCGTCCAACTTCTTCTTGTCTTTGCCATTCTTCTTCTCATCCGGCTTGGCGGGTGGGTCGCCGCCGGGGCGCTCGTATTTGAACTGCGCCGGCGACGCCAGGTAGAAGATGTGAGTTCCCGGCGGGAGCTTGACCTGCTTGGTGTCCAGTTCGACCGTCGCCTTGTCGGCCTTGACGTCGATGCTGACTTCCTTGAGCCCTTTGAATGCTTCTGGCCCGAACGCCTTGAGCTTCAGCGCGGCCTTGATCTCACCAGCCTTGCTCAGCTTAAGCGGGATCGACAGCTTTTCGCCGCTGACGACTTCGTACACCTTGTCGTCGGCGGTCGTCAGCGTCAGCGGTTCGGCTTCGTCGCAGACCGCGATCGCCAGGTCGCTCACCACGCGGGCGACGATCATGTCGAGGTTGTTATTGTTGTTTGCCTTGGGGTCGGCGTTGGAACCGGCGACGACCGCTCCGGCGCGGGCCTCGCGCTTAAGCTCGCCGGTGTCGGTCTTGGCCGTCGCGACGACGCCGATCCGACCCGCCCAGGGTTTCGTATCGTTGGTTGCCGACAGCAGCAGGACGCCCACGCTCTCTTTACCGGAGATCGTCACCTGGTCGCACTTCACGTCCGGCGGAAGTCCGACGACCGACACGGTCACATCGCTTTCGAAGTCGTCCTGTCGGAAGAGGTTGACGCGGAGCACCGCCGTGCCGCCTTTACGGAGCACGGGGTTCCAGACGGCCGTCTCCGAGGCCGCCGCCGACACCGGCGAAGCGGCGAGCTGGAAATCGGGGGCAGGCTTGCGGATGGACAGGTGATAGCGGAGGGCGCCGTCGTCGCGAGAAAGGCTGAAGCGGTCGCGGGCGAGCAGGCGATACGCCCCGTCTTCCTTGACCTCCCACTTCATCGCAAAGTCGCGGGTCGATGTCCGAAACGCCGGCGTGCCGGGGTTCGATTCGTCCTCCGGACTGGTGAGGACATCGGCGAGCTTTTCACCCTTGTCGTCCTTCGTCACCTTCTGCACGACGACCAGCGGAGCGGCCGGCTGATCGAGCCGGTCGCAGACGATGCTGACGAAGTAGACGTCACCCTTTTTGGCGTCGAACGTGTAGTAGTCGCGGTCGTTGCGGGGGTAGAACCGCCCGGCGACCTCGGCCGGCAGCGACAGCTTCTGGGCGTTCTCCGGCAAATCATTTCGCTTGCCGGTTTCGATCGCTTCCGTCTCAACCTCGGGCTTCGTGCCGACGTACAGAATCGGCACGGCGTTCGACGTTCCGTAATCACTCTTGAGGCGGTACGCAAACCCGCTGAGCGCTGCACTGGACGGCGCGACCATTCCGGCCGACTGAAGTCGCTGGCCTGCGGCCGGCTCGATCGGAAGGTCGATATCGACCTGGATCTGTTCCAGTGGCTTGCCGTCGGCGGCGAGCAGTTCGCTCTTCTTTCCGCCGGGCAGGTTACGGCCGAACAGGGTAAAGGTGGTCTTCCCGCCAGGCTTGGAAGAGGGGGGAAAAACGTGGCTTAGTCGTGGGGCGGCGGAGGCGGCCAGGAGGTAGTTGAACTCGTTGCCGCCGCGATAGAGCGCATCACTGACGCGGATGAGGTAATCGCCATCGGCCGGTGCTGTGAAGTCGATGAAGCCGTTTCGGCGGCTGCGGTCGAGCTCGCGACCGGTGGCATCGTCGACCGCCAGGTTCGGCGACAGCTTCGAGTCGATCTCTTTCGCGACGCATTCGATCATTACCCGCTGCCCCTTGGCGGCGGTAAACGACCAGAAGTCGAACGCGTTGGCCGAGCATTGCCCGGCGGCGTAGGCATTGGGGGGAAGCTTGGCGGCGGCGTCGGGCGTATTGCCCGCCTTGGCACCCGCGGCCGTCTGGCGGTCGTGGACGAAGAACCCGCGCGGGTTTGAGATGCCGAACCGCCCGATGGCGCGGCAGTCGTAGACGCCGACGGGTACGTCGTTGCCCAACGTAACCGTGAACGTACCGGTCTTTGACTTACCGTCTGCTTCGCTCTTTTTAGCGTTAATCCCCGGGTGGCTGAAACGCAGCTCGGCGATGTCGTCGAGGTCGATGCCTTCGATCTTCACATCGAACGTCGTGCCCGACTTACCGCCGGGCGGCACGACGGCCGAGATGCGGGCCGCGGGCAACTGTGCGAGGGCGCTGGAGGCGATGAAAAGACTAACAACGGCGACCGAAACGGAACGGAGCACGGAGCCCTCCTTATTGGCATGGGCATGTACTCATGCCCGTGCGTTCGCGCGAAGGGCGACACGGGCATGAGTAAATGCCCGGTGCCACGGGTCGGCGGTACTCCGCAGACCCGTGCGCGAGTTGGACCGGCAGCACGGGTCTCCGAAGTACCGGCGACCCGTGGCACCAGATCGACGCATTTCGTCAAAACGTCACTTGCTCTCAGGATAACAATTCAGGCGCAAGACCTTCGTCAATTCGTGAACGGATTGTTGCCAACCACGTTCAATGATTGAACGAGAACTCCTTCGTATTAATCAGCGCCCAGATGATGTCCTCGTAAGCCTGTTTCTTCTTCGCGGCCGTATCCACCTTCGCCGGCTTTTTCTCGGGTTTGGCGGGCTTCTCGGGCTTGCCTTCCGGCTTGACCTCGGGTGGCGGTGCGTCGGCAGCGGTCAGGCGGTGGATGTAGTCGGTGCTGACAGCGATCTCGGCGGTCTCAGCCTCGCGGGCGTAGGCCCAGAGGTACAGCTCGCGGATCTTTTCCTCGTCCGGGCGTGGGTCCTGCGCCAGCTTCGCCGCCCGGCCGTTGGACACCTTGTCCTGCATGTCCTTGGCGTTGAGCAGATGCAGGCTCTGGGCGAGGCTCGGCTCGGTCGAGCGTTCGCACTCACACGAGCTGCTGCTGTCGGGACGACCGAAGACGGTCAGGAAATAGTTCTGGGCGTTGAAGCTGTTGTCGGGCAACTGCACGGCTCGCGTGCCTTCGGGCAGGCCATTGAACTTCGTCTTTGTCGCCGTCAACTGGTCGACCGCGTCGAGCAGCACCTCGGCGTTCAGCCGCTTGGGGTAGTACCGGCTGAAATTCTGCTTGTCGACGCCGTTGTGGGCGTTGGGTTGTGAGCTGAGCTGATAAGTGCTGCTGCGGCAGATCTCCCGGATCAACGCCTTCATGTCGAAGCCGTTGGCGGTGAAGTAGGTCGCCAGAGCGTCGAGTAGTTCGGGGTTGGTGGGCGGGTTGGTCTCGCGCATGTCGTCTTCAGGGTCGACAATGCCGCGACCGAAGAAGTGCTTCCAGTAACGGTTGGCGAGCGACTTGGCGAAGAACGGGTTCCGCTTGTTGGTCATCCAGTCGGCCAGCAGCATGCGGGGGTCTTCGTCGGCGGCGCTGGCGACGGGATCCGCACCGAGGCCGGCGGGCTTGACCGACTGCTTGGTCTTGGGGTTGGTCGCCGACGCTTCGCCGCGCTTGTGGAAGATGACTTCTTCCCCTTGAATCGCCCCGGCTTTGCGGCCGACCCGGCTGAAGAACGCCGAGAAGCTGAAGTAGTCCTGCTGGCTCCACTTTTCGAACGGGTGATGGTGGCACTGGGCACACTGCAGCCGCATGCCCATGAACAGCTGTGCCGTGTCTTCGAGCTGGGCCGTCGGTTCTTTCACCTGGCGGTACCAGCTGACGGCGGGGTTCATGTCGATGTCGCCGCTGGCGGTGACGATCTCGCGGACGAACTGATCGTAAGGCTTGTTTTCCAGCAGGCTGTCACGGACCCAGGCGTGGAAGGCGTAAGTGCCGCGGATGTAATTGGGCTGCGTCCGCTTGTTGCGGAGCAGGGCGCTCCACTTGTTGGCAAAGTAGTCGGCGTAATCGGGGCTCGCCAGCAGGCTGTCGATCAGTTTGTCGCGCTTGGCGGCGTCCTTGTCGGCCAGGAAGGCCGATGTTTCCGCGGGTCTGGGCAGCCGGCCCGCGATGTCGATCGTCACCCGGCGAATGAACGTCGCGTCGTCGCATACTGGCGACGGCGGCATGCCGATTTCCTTGAGCTTCTTGAACACCAGTTCGTCGACGAAGTTCTTCGCCGGCGGCAGGTCCTTCACTTCGGCGCCCAGCGGTACGGTCGCCCGGAAGACGGCGACCTTGCCCTGGTAGCGAATCATCACGGCCACGTCACCCGGCTGACCGGCGATGCTGACGTTGCCGTCCTCGGCGACCTTGGCCATCTCCTGCACATTCGGCTCGTACAACGCCGAACGGGTGACATCCTGCACGGTGCCGTCGGTGTAATGGGCGAGCACCAGTAGCTGCTGCGATCCGCCGCGGGCCATGATGCGGCGGGGCGGGTGGACGGCGATGTGCGAAACCTTCGGGTCCTCGGCCTTGCCGTAGGGCATGCCCTGGGCCATCCAGCTTACGATCAGGCGGTAGTCGTCAGTGCCGGCTTCGAGCCGCTTGCCACCGCCGTGCGGCGTGCTGCCGACGGCCTTGGTCAGCAGCAGGCTCTGCTCGGGGGAGGCGGGGAAGACGCGGCGGCCGCGGGCTTCCTTGACGATGTGCTCGTAGTCTTCGGTCGGTTCGAAGCCGAGCAGCGACAGGCGGAAGCCGTTCTGGCCGCCACTCTTGCCGTGGCACCCGCCGGAGTTGCAAGAGTTCTTGGTGAAGATCGGGACGACCGAATTGGCGAAGTTAATCGGCAGTTGTGATTCGATCTGCTCGGCGGTGAGTGTGAGTGACGCCGACTGGCCGGTAGGGGTCGTCGCGGTGACCGACGCCGTGCCGTTGGCCGTCGCCACCAGCAGGCCGTCGGCGTCCACTTTGGCGACCGCCGCGGGCGAAACGTCGAACTTCGCCTGGCGGGTGAAATCCACGAAACTGCCGTCGGGGAGTTTGCCGGTGAGCAGGAGCTGATGTCGGGCTTCAGAACCCTTGAGCTTCAGGGAGGTGACGGCTTCGTCGCCGGCGTGGAGCACGACGGCGGTCGGGCTCGCTGCGACGACCGGAATGCTGAGCAGAATAGTGAATATTGCGGCAAGCCGAACGCCGAACGCCGAACGTCGAACGTCGAACATCGAATGAGATCCCGGTCGACTCTGCGTTTCGATATTCGAAGTTCGGCGCTCGATGTTCGATGTTCGCATTTGAAGATCCCGATTTCTGAAAGTACTTCGCCAGTTCTGTCCCACCGTCAATTACACCAGTTCGCGCATCGGCTGGTACGCCTGATCGACCACGTACTGCGGCCGGCCGGACAGATCCTTGAGAGTGACCTTACTGGTATCGATACCGAGCTTGGTGTAGAGCGTGGCAAAAACTTCGGCGAAGTGGACGGGACGGTCGGCGGCCTCACCACCGAGGCGGTCCGTCTTGCCGATCGCCTGGCCCATCTTCATGCCGCCGCCGGCAACCAGCGCGCCGCAGACGCGCGGCCAGTGGTCGCGGCCGGCCTTGGCGTTGATCTTGGGGGTTCGGCCGAACTCGCCCCAGACAACGACCGCGACGTCCTTGTCCATCCCCCGTTCGTAGAGGTCAGTGACCAGCGACGACACGCCGGCATCGAGGCCCGGTAGCCGCTTGGCCATGCTCTTGAAGTTGTCGGAGTGGGTGTCCCAGCCGCCGTAGCTGAGCGTGACGCAGCGAGCGCCCGCTTCGACAAGCCGACGGGCGACACAGAAGCTGTCCATGGAGCCGCGGTCGTCCTTGGCG is part of the Humisphaera borealis genome and encodes:
- the alaS gene encoding alanine--tRNA ligase, with amino-acid sequence MTSAEIRQQFIDFFVQKHGHTFVPSSPVVPHDDPTLLFTNAGMNQFKPLFLGTEKRAYTRAVNTQKCIRAGGKHNDLDDVGRSRRHHTFFEMLGNWSFGDYFKKEAIAWSWELLTKVWKLDPTRLHVTVHAGDASIGVERDNEAADIWRKVANWEQYGHKSDDHIHYGNTKDNFWEMGDTGPCGPCTEIFVDRTPDKTGGPTVLSGEDPRVMEVWNNVFIQYNRAWKTGGEAAVKSFDSTRSEPLPGEDAQTSRDRIRVQSFGTSNRAAWVAQNSTLDVLPAQHVDTGMGLERIIQVLQGKDDNYGIDLFDPFWAKLKELSGITYGGKYPKSNSADPVAEAADAQLRHDIAFRVIADHIRCLTFALTDGAVPSNEGRGYVLRRILRRAVRFGRQQLELKEPFLHKLVPVVVEAMGGAFPELKKGTERVVELVKDEEVSFGRTLERGIALSLSAAVEAFKKQFDEEHTNVQSEERLHCEIGGFSHGGVLESDIQRWRDDGTLPLLDATSVRIMRLKFDIAETIEVIRAADLNGAIVKKYLKSAPVIDGHRVFKLHDTFGFPVDLSRIMAEERGMSVDLAGYEKLMEEARDKARSGGKEEDTSLFDLPPDVIASLQKQSVAKTDDSPKYAGTRTRATVKAIWNGRELVESVAAVPSSGTPGEGEGGGFSASGITANSADSVVGSNPHPNPPPEYRRRGPEAVAVILDRTPFYAEMGGQVGDEGTMNAPGTSFAVTTARGVGGYVLHVGELRHGAIKVGTELEVAVDAVLRPRTEQNHTTTHIANWALREVLGEGVQQKGSLVDPEKLRFDFSHNKAIADDELGRIEQLVNESIVRKLPVYAEEAPQEQALKINGLRAVFGEKYPPMVRVVSIGVPVADLLRDPANENWRQFSIEFCGGTHLKSSDQATAFAITAEESVSKGIRRIVAHTGDAARQVQAADAALELLVANATRAPNELLSASLQEIQKTLAGSPVSLRGKRRTQAAIADLQARIKTYEKSQKQSAASSVDVSGIAEKLLAAATPIGPGKLVVADVPDASAEQLLTITDSLKKRAGSFGILLGGVADGKVSFVAIVSDDVIKLGLKAGDWIRDTAKVAGGGGGGRPQHAQAGGKDPTKLGEALDVARAFAAKYAG
- a CDS encoding c-type cytochrome domain-containing protein, whose product is MARYRALLIVGFASLIGTVPCPAADQPIPVAKLDRTSTVDFEKELLPILNNSCLACHNKTKPKAGLVMETPADILKGGDSGPAVVPGKPAESMLLKSAAHSDKDIEAMPPPGNKVKAPNLTSEQLGLMALWISQGAKGEVKGAGPIAWRQVAPSIQPILAVAVTPDGRLAAAGRGVGIDLYDLKAGKLIGRIADPALKSDATRPAAHRDLVQSLAFTADGKLLASGSYREVKLWKPAKDSEATDWALDKTIGTGDGQSPLADRVLALDFSPDDKTLAIAGGAPTRGGQLSLYSIADGKIEKSLDELHSDTIQAICFSADGKQIVTGSADKFVRLIDLPGGKVARSFEGHTHHVLGVAISKDGKTIVSSGADNAIRFWDVASGDRKKTSPTFDKEATSIHRAGDDFVACTGDARVETFKSDGSKSKTLSGATEFMHAVAASADGKLIVAGGQDGVLRVWTADGKSVGTFQ
- a CDS encoding YncE family protein; amino-acid sequence: MAGRRVRCRDCGSVFALTSGPAAAVATDSRPAARQDLPAGVNAASPAGKLAGPAADAFRIPPATARGGTESVNPLDAPVLTGQGDSDAVFTHAFQSYQPAARLNYIHNFPYAYLLDRWLPPLLIGVSVVWLLLQISLGNESGAGWAIALRLFLAIAGFGLVFFPLGWLGMSLGCRWARFNRPPSPAKRVAAATLFPYALLLILWMLVGSPAGAIPAVLVTLIVAVGLAWLLYRPTPEESPISLTAAGAAFLVGVAVCFAAALGINEAARSIARSGKPSPDLVSSPVGPGLAWEPRAVPVDDGKTPTIARVDPPPATTEPTPTEQPPEPQPPQPQTPERPPGDPVPQAAPVLPPVATPPATRPSPPPATMASILPDPFAASRLFGQGASSTRPTQSDPPGAPETPANPGNPPATPAQPTGDPLADRVVVAASPLVAKVDVPKTLPPFERVVFPITPSPFALFIRPAQGLNADALEVWNLQTMVRVSSRIAPHDERDDPLSGNYALHPSGTLVARIGAFPTLGVDLISTSDLLTAPQRVPFPPAGSPIKAISRPKVVGFVADERVLVHGEDGDRSAMLVFDIRNRGISRDNYVPTGPWTPTNRAASPDGRFFAIVGETLGTDGQPQAELAVVDVLAYTVRKTPIVGVDKQWAAAPTGVAFSQDGKKLAILYERNGQAAILWQQFDAKVMPGEVRRLQVMVPPAVGNAPPEEGTPPVAGRLASINGGRAWLVGGNAIVDAANGQPIGDLGVPQHLGSHDVGGSIAVVRDDEGPRRMILIRLAPSLTAKPATNPATPPR